The following are encoded in a window of Lacinutrix sp. WUR7 genomic DNA:
- the ruvX gene encoding Holliday junction resolvase RuvX, with protein MKRIIALDFGTKRTGIAVTDELQIIASGLTTVHTKELISFLKEYFASEKVELVVIGEPKQMNNEVSESEVAIQGFIKKFTNAFPDMPMQRVDERFTSKMAFQTMIDSGLSKKKRKNKALVDEISATIILQSYLYSM; from the coding sequence ATGAAAAGAATAATAGCCTTAGATTTTGGTACGAAAAGAACGGGAATAGCTGTAACCGATGAATTACAGATTATAGCTTCTGGTTTAACTACAGTGCATACTAAAGAACTAATTTCTTTTCTAAAAGAATATTTTGCTTCCGAAAAAGTAGAATTGGTTGTTATTGGGGAACCAAAACAAATGAATAATGAGGTTTCAGAAAGTGAAGTAGCTATTCAGGGTTTTATTAAAAAATTCACTAATGCTTTTCCAGATATGCCAATGCAACGTGTAGACGAGCGTTTTACTTCTAAAATGGCATTTCAAACGATGATAGATTCTGGTCTATCTAAAAAGAAGCGAAAAAATAAAGCTTTGGTAGATGAGATTAGTGCTACCATTATTTTACAGAGTTATTTGTATTCTATGTAA
- a CDS encoding T9SS type A sorting domain-containing protein, with translation MKNYYLTMLVLALFSATQIQAQFCAPTGFATASNLYFIYDTGTSDCMDRPTTVSVGASTFTQTSCGDELSVYELTSGAALADTSNIAVDFGFSICEYSGGTLSAEEFEMIFKTMMKVYPNPVTSGDNLNIKLGINTSVKVEIYNVTGKKMLSTDTSDLSSVSINVSNLENGIYIAQIITDITTITRKVIIMN, from the coding sequence ATGAAAAATTACTACTTAACAATGCTAGTATTAGCATTATTCTCGGCAACTCAAATTCAAGCTCAATTTTGTGCTCCAACGGGATTCGCAACAGCATCAAATCTTTATTTTATTTATGATACAGGAACATCAGACTGTATGGATAGACCAACCACAGTAAGTGTTGGTGCATCCACGTTTACGCAAACTTCTTGTGGAGATGAATTGTCTGTTTATGAATTAACTTCAGGTGCTGCTTTAGCAGATACTAGTAATATTGCTGTAGATTTCGGATTTTCTATTTGTGAATATTCAGGAGGTACTTTATCTGCAGAAGAATTCGAAATGATTTTTAAAACAATGATGAAAGTATATCCTAATCCTGTTACTAGTGGAGATAACTTAAATATTAAATTAGGTATTAACACTTCTGTTAAAGTAGAGATATATAACGTTACTGGAAAGAAAATGTTAAGCACCGATACATCCGATTTAAGTAGTGTAAGCATCAATGTTTCTAATTTAGAAAATGGGATTTACATTGCTCAAATTATTACAGATATCACTACAATTACTAGAAAGGTAATTATAATGAATTAA
- the def gene encoding peptide deformylase, with amino-acid sequence MILPIVAYGDPVLKKVGKDISKDYPKLDDLIANMYETMYGAFGLGLAAPQIGLPIRLFIVDAEPFAEDDSFTKEEQEAFKGFKKTFINPKILEEKGDEWPFNEGCLSIPDVREDVFRKPEITIEYFDEDFNKYTETYDGLIARVIQHEYDHIEGVLFTDKLSSLKKRLIKGKLANISKGKIGIDYKMKFPNQKKKR; translated from the coding sequence ATGATATTACCTATTGTAGCTTATGGAGATCCTGTTTTAAAAAAAGTAGGAAAAGACATTTCTAAAGATTACCCGAAACTAGACGACTTAATTGCTAATATGTACGAAACTATGTATGGCGCTTTTGGTCTTGGTTTAGCAGCTCCGCAAATTGGATTGCCAATACGTTTGTTTATCGTAGACGCAGAACCTTTTGCAGAAGATGATTCTTTTACCAAAGAAGAACAAGAAGCTTTTAAAGGATTTAAAAAAACCTTTATTAATCCAAAGATTTTAGAAGAAAAAGGTGACGAATGGCCTTTTAATGAAGGTTGTTTAAGTATTCCAGATGTAAGAGAAGATGTTTTTAGAAAACCAGAAATTACTATTGAGTATTTTGATGAAGACTTTAACAAATATACCGAAACGTATGATGGTTTAATAGCTCGAGTGATACAACATGAGTATGACCATATTGAAGGTGTTTTGTTTACAGATAAACTATCTTCATTAAAAAAGCGTTTAATTAAAGGTAAACTGGCAAACATATCTAAAGGGAAAATAGGTATAGATTATAAAATGAAATTTCCTAATCAAAAAAAGAAACGATAA
- a CDS encoding DUF5606 domain-containing protein has product MSLDKVLSISGRPGLYKLIAQTRGGFIAESLLDKKKISVNMQHNVSILSEIAVYTLQEELPLREVLSKIKTKENGKATSISHKESKDKLEEYFFEVLPDYDEDRVYASDIKKIIQWYNLLEKHNMLDFDKKEASSDEEE; this is encoded by the coding sequence ATGAGTTTAGATAAAGTATTATCCATTTCTGGAAGACCAGGATTATATAAATTAATAGCACAAACACGTGGTGGTTTTATTGCAGAATCTTTATTAGACAAAAAAAAGATTTCTGTTAATATGCAACATAATGTCAGCATTTTGAGTGAAATTGCTGTGTACACATTACAAGAAGAATTACCTTTAAGAGAAGTTTTAAGTAAAATTAAAACAAAAGAAAATGGTAAAGCAACTTCTATAAGTCATAAAGAAAGTAAAGACAAATTAGAGGAATACTTTTTTGAAGTGTTACCAGATTATGATGAAGATAGAGTATATGCTAGTGATATTAAAAAAATTATTCAATGGTATAATTTATTAGAAAAACATAATATGTTAGACTTTGATAAAAAGGAAGCATCTTCAGACGAAGAAGAATAA
- the mazG gene encoding nucleoside triphosphate pyrophosphohydrolase encodes MNARENQLKAFDRLLTIMDELREQCPWDKKQTMETLRHLTIEETYELGDAILDKDLEEVKKELGDVLLHIVFYAKIGSETKDFDIADVCNSICDKLIHRHPHIYSDVVVENEEDVKRNWENLKLKEGKNSVLEGVPKSLPALVKANRIQDKVAGVGFDWEERQQVWEKVEEELKEFQDEVKAENQEAMESEFGDVLFSMINYARFLNINPENALERTNKKFIKRFQYLEEKAKSLNKNLKDMTLEEMDVFWEEAKKM; translated from the coding sequence ATGAATGCTAGAGAAAATCAACTAAAAGCCTTTGATAGATTGTTAACTATCATGGATGAATTACGGGAGCAATGTCCTTGGGATAAAAAGCAAACCATGGAAACCTTACGTCATTTAACCATAGAAGAGACCTATGAACTTGGTGATGCTATTTTAGATAAGGATTTAGAAGAAGTAAAAAAAGAACTTGGTGATGTATTGCTGCATATTGTGTTTTATGCAAAAATTGGAAGCGAAACAAAAGACTTTGATATAGCAGATGTATGCAATAGTATTTGTGATAAATTGATACATAGACATCCGCATATTTACAGCGATGTGGTAGTAGAAAATGAAGAAGATGTTAAACGAAATTGGGAAAACTTAAAACTTAAAGAAGGAAAAAATAGTGTTTTGGAAGGTGTCCCAAAAAGTTTACCCGCTTTAGTAAAAGCAAATAGAATACAAGATAAGGTTGCTGGTGTTGGTTTTGATTGGGAAGAACGACAACAGGTTTGGGAAAAAGTAGAAGAGGAGCTTAAAGAGTTTCAAGATGAAGTAAAAGCAGAAAACCAAGAAGCCATGGAAAGCGAATTTGGGGATGTTTTGTTTTCTATGATTAACTATGCTAGATTTTTAAATATAAATCCAGAGAATGCATTAGAACGCACGAATAAGAAGTTTATAAAACGTTTTCAATATTTAGAAGAAAAAGCGAAGTCTTTAAATAAAAACTTAAAAGATATGACGCTAGAAGAGATGGATGTTTTCTGGGAAGAAGCGAAAAAAATGTAA
- a CDS encoding DUF349 domain-containing protein has translation MSEKDNLLQADGKLENQSTENSAKTEEKKVTEPTENQEIPESQDEVLNEIEAVNAEDAEDEDTKGRHEIEVKDYHAMELEELVAELERLVKDEKAQAIKTHVEEIRAEFKTKFNVLLEDKKEEFLNEGGNEIDFHYSSPIHKQFKETYFVYRDKLKTHYQSIEKNHKDNLAERLRIIEEIKGLINVEENINTTYKYFKELQEQWRNAGAIPRDKYNNAWNTYHHHVEIFYDFLHLNRDLRDLDFKHNLDQKLKIIERAEELAQDDNLNRAFRELQVLHKLWKEDLGPVAKENRDEIWNRFKAATKIIHDKRQDYFKDLDKIYELNLETKHAIISKIEAISKQPVKSHSAWQNKIKEIETLRKEFFSAGKVPVKVNEATWSKFKDVVRDFNRNKNTFYKDLKKEQHNNLDKKLALIKIAEENKNSEDFETTTPLMKKIQNEWKNIGHVPRRDSDKIWKQFKGACNHYFNKFHATKDAENKESLEIYNKKKELLDTMKTLEMSGDNKQDLQLIKDHIAQWKALGAVPQNKRYIEGKYSKALDALFDGLKMDKEEAEMIKFENKLENLSNANDSRFLDNERSFIRKKIDEVKGEINQLENNLLFFKHVKDDNPLVKEVYKNIEKHKSTLALWKTKLSKIKELY, from the coding sequence ATGTCAGAGAAAGATAACCTGCTGCAAGCAGACGGAAAATTAGAAAATCAGTCTACAGAAAATTCTGCTAAAACAGAAGAAAAAAAAGTAACTGAACCAACAGAAAATCAGGAGATACCAGAAAGTCAAGATGAAGTATTAAATGAAATTGAAGCAGTAAATGCGGAAGATGCTGAAGATGAAGACACAAAAGGAAGGCACGAAATAGAAGTGAAAGACTATCACGCTATGGAACTAGAAGAATTAGTTGCAGAACTTGAAAGGTTGGTAAAAGACGAAAAAGCGCAAGCCATTAAAACCCACGTTGAAGAAATAAGAGCAGAATTTAAAACAAAATTCAATGTGCTTTTAGAAGATAAAAAAGAGGAGTTTTTAAACGAAGGAGGTAATGAAATCGATTTCCATTACTCTAGCCCAATACACAAACAGTTTAAAGAAACGTATTTTGTGTATCGTGATAAATTAAAAACACACTACCAAAGCATTGAAAAAAACCATAAAGATAATCTTGCAGAACGTTTACGTATTATTGAAGAAATAAAAGGTTTAATTAATGTAGAAGAAAACATAAATACAACCTACAAGTATTTTAAGGAGTTGCAAGAACAATGGCGAAATGCTGGTGCAATACCAAGAGATAAATACAATAATGCTTGGAACACCTACCATCATCACGTAGAAATCTTTTATGACTTTCTTCATTTAAACAGAGACCTTCGTGATTTAGATTTTAAACACAATCTAGATCAAAAACTAAAAATAATTGAAAGAGCTGAAGAATTAGCACAAGACGATAATTTAAATCGTGCTTTTAGAGAACTTCAAGTTTTACATAAACTGTGGAAAGAAGACCTTGGTCCTGTTGCAAAAGAAAATAGAGACGAAATTTGGAATCGTTTTAAAGCTGCCACCAAAATTATTCATGACAAACGTCAAGATTATTTTAAAGACTTAGATAAGATTTACGAACTAAATCTAGAAACAAAACACGCTATAATTTCTAAAATTGAAGCCATTTCTAAACAACCTGTAAAATCTCATAGTGCTTGGCAAAACAAAATAAAAGAAATTGAAACTTTACGAAAAGAGTTTTTTAGTGCGGGTAAAGTTCCTGTAAAAGTTAACGAAGCTACTTGGTCTAAATTTAAAGATGTTGTTAGAGATTTTAACAGAAATAAAAATACTTTTTATAAAGACTTAAAAAAAGAACAACACAATAACCTAGATAAAAAATTAGCTTTAATTAAAATTGCTGAAGAAAATAAGAATAGTGAAGATTTTGAAACCACTACACCATTAATGAAGAAGATTCAAAATGAGTGGAAAAATATTGGTCATGTTCCAAGAAGAGATAGTGACAAAATTTGGAAACAATTTAAAGGTGCCTGCAATCACTATTTTAACAAGTTTCATGCTACAAAAGATGCCGAAAACAAAGAAAGCTTAGAAATATACAACAAAAAGAAAGAGTTATTAGACACCATGAAAACACTAGAGATGAGTGGTGACAATAAACAAGACTTACAACTTATTAAAGATCATATTGCACAATGGAAGGCTTTAGGTGCTGTACCCCAAAATAAACGTTATATAGAGGGGAAATATAGTAAAGCTTTAGATGCTTTATTTGACGGTCTAAAAATGGATAAAGAGGAAGCTGAAATGATTAAGTTTGAAAACAAATTAGAAAACTTAAGCAATGCTAATGACAGTAGATTCTTAGATAATGAACGTTCTTTTATTAGAAAGAAAATTGATGAAGTAAAAGGTGAAATAAATCAGTTAGAAAATAATTTACTTTTCTTCAAACACGTAAAAGACGATAATCCTCTTGTGAAAGAAGTATACAAAAACATTGAAAAACATAAAAGTACTTTAGCACTTTGGAAAACAAAACTGAGTAAGATTAAAGAGCTGTATTAG
- a CDS encoding shikimate dehydrogenase, with amino-acid sequence MRKFGLIGKNIDYSFSQTYFASKFKAEEISDATYKNFDLENITDFPSLLEDTNIKGFNITIPYKELIIPYVDKLDKNAKKIGAINTIKFTKKGKLKGYNTDYYGFKNSILPHLKPQHTAALILGTGGASKAIAYALKKLNITYTYVSRSATKENQITYQQLTEQIVKNNTIIVNCTPLGTYPDIMACPDIPYEAITEKHLLFDLIYNPEETTFLKYGKQKNATIINGYQMLQLQAEKSWKIWNKQ; translated from the coding sequence ATGCGTAAATTCGGATTAATAGGAAAAAACATAGATTACTCATTCTCGCAAACCTATTTTGCTTCAAAATTTAAAGCGGAAGAAATTTCAGATGCAACCTATAAAAATTTCGATTTAGAAAACATCACAGACTTCCCTAGCCTTTTAGAAGACACCAATATTAAAGGTTTCAACATTACTATTCCGTATAAAGAACTTATCATTCCGTATGTAGACAAACTAGATAAAAACGCGAAAAAAATAGGTGCAATAAACACTATAAAGTTTACAAAAAAAGGAAAACTAAAAGGATACAATACCGATTACTACGGATTCAAAAACTCCATACTACCACACCTAAAACCACAGCATACGGCTGCACTAATTCTAGGAACCGGAGGCGCAAGCAAAGCCATTGCTTACGCATTAAAGAAGCTTAATATTACATATACCTATGTTTCTAGAAGCGCTACAAAAGAAAATCAAATTACGTACCAACAACTAACAGAACAAATTGTAAAAAACAACACCATAATAGTAAACTGTACACCTTTAGGCACCTATCCAGACATTATGGCTTGTCCGGATATTCCATATGAAGCAATTACAGAAAAACACTTACTTTTTGATCTTATTTACAATCCAGAAGAAACTACTTTTTTAAAGTATGGCAAGCAAAAAAATGCAACCATAATTAATGGTTACCAGATGCTACAATTACAAGCAGAAAAATCTTGGAAAATCTGGAATAAACAATAA
- a CDS encoding DUF368 domain-containing protein, which yields MEQTRTFTDKIFLVLKGLGMGAANKVPGVSGGVVAFVAGFYEEFIYSLQKINGKAFKLLINGRFKSFFTYINGRFLSLLFFGMIISYFSVSKILDYLIMHFELYVWSVFFGMIIGSIYYISKDFEDWNFKTYLALFIGITIGVSISFLDPAKENDNLWFVFFCGIISVSGMTLPGFSGSFILILLGNYVLLLVDSVNALYDSFADMIKGDFSFLKNTERLRMLKVLVVFTLGSFAGLVTFSHVLSYILKNYKSITTASIIGFIVGSLGVVWPFKKTVYKLNEDGGFLIDSAGRKIIENYKRFIPELNSETYLAILYTIIGIAVVLALEFYGRKTKKTNA from the coding sequence ATGGAACAAACCAGAACATTTACAGACAAAATATTTCTAGTCTTAAAAGGATTAGGAATGGGAGCTGCTAACAAAGTTCCTGGTGTTTCTGGTGGTGTAGTTGCCTTTGTTGCCGGTTTTTATGAAGAGTTTATCTATTCACTTCAAAAAATAAATGGTAAAGCTTTCAAACTTTTAATTAACGGAAGATTTAAAAGTTTCTTCACTTATATTAATGGTCGTTTTTTAAGCTTATTGTTCTTCGGAATGATTATTAGCTATTTTAGTGTTTCCAAAATATTAGATTACTTAATAATGCACTTTGAGCTTTATGTTTGGAGTGTTTTCTTCGGAATGATTATAGGTTCCATATACTACATTAGTAAAGATTTTGAAGACTGGAATTTTAAAACCTATCTAGCGCTTTTTATAGGTATTACTATTGGCGTAAGTATTAGTTTTTTAGATCCTGCCAAAGAAAATGATAACCTTTGGTTTGTATTCTTTTGTGGTATTATTAGTGTTTCTGGGATGACACTTCCAGGTTTTTCTGGTTCTTTTATTTTAATTCTTTTAGGTAATTATGTACTGCTATTAGTAGATTCGGTAAATGCTTTGTATGATAGTTTTGCAGACATGATTAAAGGTGATTTTTCCTTTTTAAAAAACACAGAACGTTTAAGAATGCTAAAGGTACTCGTCGTATTTACACTAGGCTCTTTTGCTGGTTTGGTAACCTTTTCTCATGTATTAAGTTATATTTTAAAAAATTACAAAAGCATTACAACTGCTTCCATTATTGGTTTTATAGTTGGATCTTTAGGTGTCGTTTGGCCATTTAAAAAAACGGTTTATAAACTAAATGAAGATGGTGGCTTTTTAATAGATTCCGCTGGAAGAAAAATTATAGAAAACTACAAACGTTTTATACCAGAACTTAACTCAGAAACCTACCTTGCTATACTATATACTATTATTGGTATTGCAGTAGTTTTAGCTTTAGAGTTCTACGGACGAAAAACAAAAAAAACAAATGCGTAA
- a CDS encoding DUF368 domain-containing protein, protein MQRRFIDYLIISFKGMAMGAADAVPGVSGGTIAFISGIYEELINTISNVNLNTLKVLKTEGIKAFWEKVNGNFLLALLTGMVISFASFMKLAKYLIEQHPILIWSFFFGLIIASILFIGKQITKWNLATILAVIVGAILAYYITSLPSMASNDNPFFLFFAGAIAICAMILPGISGSFILVILGAYKTLSVAIDSLDFKKIAIFALGAIVGLLSFSRVLKWLFKHYHNITLAVLTGFIFGSLNKIWPWKKTISVMHDTTKEVVPFSTVSDLGTLSVYQKVTQDFESYKTIVEKSILPSNYSDVNQIDAQVLVAMSLMVVGFLTIFILEKIGNKVK, encoded by the coding sequence ATGCAAAGACGTTTTATAGATTACTTAATCATATCTTTTAAAGGAATGGCAATGGGAGCAGCAGATGCTGTTCCAGGTGTTTCAGGTGGAACCATCGCATTTATTTCCGGTATTTACGAAGAACTTATAAATACTATTAGCAATGTAAATTTAAATACGCTAAAAGTTTTAAAAACCGAAGGAATTAAAGCTTTTTGGGAAAAAGTAAACGGTAATTTCTTATTAGCTCTTTTAACAGGAATGGTAATCAGTTTTGCTTCTTTTATGAAGCTTGCCAAATACCTTATCGAGCAACATCCCATTTTAATTTGGTCCTTCTTTTTCGGACTAATTATAGCAAGTATTCTTTTTATTGGTAAGCAAATCACAAAGTGGAACTTAGCAACTATTTTAGCGGTAATTGTAGGTGCCATTCTTGCATACTACATAACTTCATTGCCTTCAATGGCTAGTAATGATAATCCGTTTTTCTTATTTTTCGCTGGAGCAATTGCAATTTGCGCAATGATTTTACCCGGAATTTCAGGCTCTTTTATTTTAGTAATTCTTGGTGCCTATAAAACATTAAGTGTTGCAATAGACAGTTTAGATTTTAAAAAAATAGCCATTTTTGCTTTAGGTGCAATTGTAGGTCTACTCAGTTTTTCACGAGTTTTAAAATGGTTATTTAAACACTATCACAATATAACATTAGCTGTGCTAACAGGTTTCATTTTTGGATCCCTAAACAAAATTTGGCCTTGGAAAAAGACTATTTCTGTGATGCACGATACCACAAAAGAAGTGGTTCCATTTTCTACTGTTAGTGATTTAGGAACACTCTCTGTTTATCAAAAAGTAACTCAAGATTTTGAAAGCTATAAAACGATTGTAGAGAAGAGTATTTTACCCTCTAATTATTCCGATGTAAATCAAATAGACGCACAAGTACTTGTAGCAATGTCCTTAATGGTGGTTGGGTTTTTAACCATTTTTATACTAGAAAAAATAGGAAACAAAGTAAAATAA
- a CDS encoding lipopolysaccharide assembly protein LapB: MEFSQNDNNNLPLTKFESMLKTNNVLFFDSEEFENIIHHYLNQGKVALAKKAIKLGLEQHPTSVNLRLFKVEVYIFENELTKADKLLNELHNLEPQNEEIYIQKANIFSKQDNHAKAVDVLISALEFADDTTDLYSLIGMEYLFLDKFEEAKQNFMKCLDQDLEDYSALYNMIYCFDFLDQNEEAIEYLIEYLNTNPYCEVAWHQLGKQYYTIKDYTKALAAYDFAIISDDTFVGAYLEKGKVLEKLKRFEEAIESYTLSLQLDDPTSFALLRIAQCYEKLGKDDLAVQYFYKTVHEDPLLDKGWIAITKFYNKKKNYNKALYYINKAINIDTENVVYWKLYAKINHRLNFLEEAERGYKKALKLGNYEVDTWIARGDILLKLGEQEAAIYNFLQAAEFHPENAELEYRLGGLYFLQHETEKGTFHLKNAVRNNQEYAFIIEELFPQVFDKPMVKKLLKVK; this comes from the coding sequence ATGGAGTTTAGTCAAAACGACAACAACAATTTACCGCTTACAAAATTTGAATCGATGTTAAAAACAAACAACGTGTTGTTTTTCGATTCAGAGGAGTTCGAGAATATTATACATCATTATCTTAATCAAGGTAAGGTTGCATTAGCAAAAAAAGCCATCAAATTAGGTTTAGAGCAGCATCCTACTTCTGTAAATTTAAGATTGTTTAAAGTAGAAGTATATATATTTGAAAATGAACTTACCAAAGCAGATAAGCTCTTAAATGAGCTTCACAATCTAGAACCACAAAACGAAGAAATTTATATTCAGAAAGCAAACATCTTTTCTAAACAAGACAACCACGCAAAAGCAGTGGATGTATTAATAAGTGCATTAGAATTTGCAGATGACACCACAGATTTATACTCTTTAATAGGTATGGAATATCTGTTTTTAGATAAATTTGAAGAGGCGAAACAAAACTTCATGAAGTGTTTAGATCAAGATCTTGAAGATTACTCTGCACTATATAATATGATTTATTGTTTCGATTTTCTAGATCAGAATGAAGAAGCTATAGAATATTTAATTGAATATTTAAACACGAATCCTTATTGCGAGGTTGCATGGCATCAACTAGGAAAGCAATATTATACGATTAAAGATTACACAAAAGCACTTGCTGCTTATGACTTTGCAATTATATCTGATGATACTTTTGTTGGTGCATATTTGGAAAAAGGAAAAGTTCTAGAAAAATTAAAAAGGTTTGAAGAAGCCATAGAAAGCTACACCTTATCTTTACAATTAGACGATCCTACTTCCTTTGCTCTTTTACGTATTGCACAATGCTATGAAAAACTAGGAAAGGACGATTTAGCAGTACAATATTTTTATAAAACAGTACATGAAGATCCTTTATTAGACAAAGGTTGGATTGCTATTACTAAGTTTTATAACAAAAAGAAAAACTACAATAAAGCCTTATATTATATCAATAAAGCGATAAATATTGACACAGAAAATGTTGTTTATTGGAAGCTTTATGCAAAAATTAACCATCGTTTAAACTTTTTAGAAGAAGCAGAACGCGGTTATAAAAAAGCTTTAAAATTAGGTAATTACGAAGTCGATACTTGGATTGCTCGTGGAGATATCCTTTTAAAACTTGGTGAGCAAGAAGCTGCTATTTATAACTTTTTGCAAGCTGCAGAATTTCACCCAGAAAATGCAGAATTAGAATACCGACTTGGTGGTTTATACTTTCTACAACATGAAACGGAAAAAGGTACATTTCATTTAAAAAATGCAGTTCGTAATAATCAAGAATATGCTTTTATTATTGAAGAACTATTTCCTCAAGTTTTTGATAAACCAATGGTGAAAAAGCTACTAAAAGTAAAATAA
- a CDS encoding aspartate aminotransferase family protein, whose translation MKEDFLTYQAQTSTHPLAMEISHAEGSYIYDANQKAYLDFVAGVSACTLGHRHPKVVAALKEQIDSYLHVMVYGEYIQKPAVELTKLIAKHLPKSLEKTYLTNSGTEAIEGALKLAKRATGRSQIIAAKKAYHGNTMGSMSVMGFEERKQAFRPLLPDVSFIGFNNEKDLQQITTKTACVILETIQGGAGFIEPTNNYLQKVETRCKEVGALLILDEIQPGIGRTGKLFGFQNYNCTPDILVTGKGLGGGMPIGAFTTSSALMDLLQDNPKLGHITTFGGHPVIAAAALATLKEVTESNLIDQTLEKEALFRKHLVHPLITEIRGKGLMLAVLTPSAEITNQVILRSQDAGLILFWLLFEQKAIRITPPLTISNQEIIEGCGIIIAILDSIKPK comes from the coding sequence ATTAAAGAAGATTTTTTAACATATCAAGCGCAAACTTCTACGCATCCTTTAGCCATGGAAATTTCTCATGCAGAAGGATCGTACATTTATGACGCAAACCAAAAAGCATATTTAGATTTTGTAGCAGGAGTTTCTGCTTGTACACTTGGACATAGACATCCAAAAGTAGTTGCTGCACTAAAAGAACAAATAGATAGTTATTTGCATGTCATGGTTTATGGGGAATACATTCAGAAACCTGCAGTAGAGCTTACCAAGTTAATAGCAAAGCATTTACCAAAATCTTTAGAAAAAACATATTTAACAAATTCTGGAACGGAAGCCATTGAAGGTGCTTTAAAATTGGCAAAACGAGCTACAGGAAGAAGTCAAATTATTGCTGCAAAAAAAGCATACCACGGTAACACCATGGGTTCTATGAGTGTTATGGGTTTTGAAGAACGCAAACAAGCATTCAGACCGTTACTTCCAGATGTTTCTTTTATTGGTTTTAATAACGAAAAAGATTTACAACAAATTACCACAAAAACGGCCTGTGTTATTTTAGAAACCATTCAAGGTGGTGCAGGTTTTATAGAACCAACAAACAATTACTTACAAAAGGTTGAAACACGTTGTAAAGAAGTTGGTGCACTTTTAATTTTAGACGAAATACAACCAGGAATTGGGCGTACAGGAAAGCTTTTCGGTTTTCAAAACTACAACTGTACTCCAGATATTTTAGTTACCGGAAAAGGTCTTGGTGGTGGCATGCCAATAGGTGCATTTACCACTTCATCAGCGCTTATGGATTTACTACAAGACAATCCGAAACTTGGCCACATTACTACTTTTGGTGGGCATCCTGTTATTGCTGCTGCTGCTTTAGCAACTTTAAAAGAAGTGACAGAAAGTAATTTAATTGACCAAACCTTAGAAAAAGAAGCCCTTTTTAGAAAGCATTTAGTACATCCGTTAATTACAGAAATTAGAGGAAAAGGCTTAATGCTTGCTGTACTAACTCCTTCCGCAGAAATAACAAATCAAGTTATTTTACGTTCTCAAGACGCTGGTTTAATATTATTTTGGTTGCTTTTTGAGCAAAAGGCAATCCGAATTACACCTCCATTAACCATTTCTAACCAAGAAATAATAGAAGGATGTGGCATTATTATTGCTATTTTAGATAGTATAAAACCGAAATAA